The following proteins are co-located in the Candida dubliniensis CD36 chromosome 3, complete sequence genome:
- a CDS encoding mitochondrial protein, putative (Similar to S. cerevisiae MPA43): MDFSTTAAVGVDIGTGSIRVYYNETLTSLPITTENDKYITQSSFEIYSKLISLLSSPPLDWNFGSISITATCSMVVLSKIIINGETYLTPFSLSKSHPNSDVLLWMDNSATLQCNQLNGYLTVANKDILNLLGGKFVPELGLPKLKMINDNFVEENTRDGDGNSDLVCFELYDWISYLLKVGGFKNINAHFNGDDYSDEKLIIPYIPSRPFDSGYAIDGSIKGWPYQFLQEMGITVEVGRSESGIGNRLLPIGTPIGKVDKSDIIIGHGCIDCYSGFMNMYRSLPSDKGSTFSTVSMIAGTSTCFIYSTETLMEDTNRNWAAAPSYIPTVWGPVEIGKSGLYLYEFGQPATGKLFEEFLTIGFVQLEQETKNLELKHHKPIHELIKGYFYYGDVYGNRNPYSDPKMSQMIIDNNNDILPNVITTNNQNGESANVLPQVIKYILILEFLVFQTKQLLEPLSDVSQIIINGSQSKNTRFLKLLSTVTGLPIVIAKNAVARGAHLMALIGKLCSLGWNYDDAFDQVIQSNNDECVGNNDIVDVREDYYQLLMTKYEIFKDMASAQQRYRKLMGDI; the protein is encoded by the coding sequence atGGACTTCTccacaacagcagcagtaGGAGTAGATATAGGAACTGGTTCAATTAGAGTGTATTATAATGAAACCCTCACCTCGTTGCCAATTACCactgaaaatgataaatacATCACCCAATCatcatttgaaatatattcaaaacTAATCCTGTTATTAAGTAGCCCCCCATTGGATTGGAATTTCGGGTCTATAAGCATAACAGCAACATGTTCAATGGTGGTATTATCcaagataataattaatggGGAAACGTATTTAACACCATTTAGTTTGAGCAAATCTCATCCTAATAGCGATGTTTTGTTATGGATGGATAATTCTGCCACTTTGCAAtgtaatcaattgaatggGTATTTAACAGTGGCTAACAAAGATATACTAAATCTTTTGGGAGGCAAATTTGTTCCAGAATTAGGATTGcccaaattgaaaatgataaatgaCAACTTTGTTGAGGAAAATACTAGAGATGGAGATGGTAATTCCGATTTGGTGTGTTTTGAATTATATGATTGGATAAGTTATTTGTTAAAAGTAGGAGGATTTAAAAACATTAATGCACATTTTAATGGTGATGATTATAGcgatgaaaaattgataataccTTATATTCCTTCAAGACCGTTTGATTCGGGATATGCCATTGATGGGTCCATTAAAGGGTGGCCATATCAATTTCTACAAGAGATGGGTATAACTGTTGAAGTTGGGAGAAGTGAAAGTGGTATTGGGAATAGACTATTGCCAATTGGTACCCCTATTGGTAAAGTTGACAAATCAGATATAATTATAGGTCATGGTTGTATCGATTGTTACAGTGGATTTATGAATATGTATCGGCTGTTACCATCAGATAAGGGTTCTACGTTTTCAACAGTTTCGATGATTGCTGGAACTTCCACATGTTTTATATACTCTACTGAGACACTAATGGAAGACACTAATAGAAATTGGGCTGCGGCCCCAAGTTATATTCCAACTGTTTGGGGACCCGTAGAAATTGGTAAATCAGGACTTTATTTATATGAATTCGGCCAACCAGCTACAGGCAAGTTATTCGAAGAGTTTTTAACAATTGgatttgttcaattggAGCAAGAGACtaaaaatttggaattgaaaCATCATAAACCAATCCATGAGTTGATTAAAGGTTATTTTTACTATGGTGATGTTTATGGGAATAGAAATCCATATAGTGACCCTAAAATGTCGCAAATGATCATAGACAATAATAACGACATATTACCTAATGTTattacaacaaataatcaaaatggAGAATCTGCAAATGTACTACCACAAGTAATAAAGTACATTCTAATACTTGAATTTCTTGTGTtccaaacaaaacaattgtTGGAACCCTTGTCGGATGTTTCTCAAATTATCATAAATGGGTCGCAAAGTAAGAATACCAggtttttgaaattattatctaCAGTTACAGGATTACCAATTGTAATTGCTAAGAATGCGGTTGCTCGAGGTGCTCATTTGATGGCACTAATTGGCAAGCTATGTTCACTCGGTTGGAATTACGATGATGCGTTTGATCAAGTAATCCAaagtaataatgatgaatgtGTTGgcaataatgatattgttgatgtCAGGGAGGATTATTACCAGCTATTAATGACAAAGtatgaaatatttaaagACATGGCAAGCGCTCAACAAAGATATCGTAAACTTATGGGTGATatctaa
- a CDS encoding cell wall protein, putative (Similar to S. cerevisiae TOS1;~described in CGD as being similar to alpha agglutinin anchor subunit): MKFSSTTLLAVLASLSATVNAGCSFEGGNYYCSETKKVVYKGIGFSGSYQDVTNMDENTGKCTQKSYSFSGNLSPLDEELSVHFRGPLKLLEFGVYYPSSNGNSKRQVDEQDCNTKHVHHKHKRATEVVQVTQTVFVDGNGNTVTSQALQTSTIETNSAASSPAANNDANSGSGSGSGSGYGSVSALDGEGKAYRTDISTKSAPTSTSAQPSSSETASADGAWTRDSHYTPGSTDNCVFLNYHGGSGSGVWSANFGNSLSYANSDNSGGSSTPVALGETTIKSGEEFIIFSGSKCGSSSDCGYYRDGTVAYHGFKGTSKIFVFEFEMPSDTNGNGYNQDMPAVWLLNAKIPRTLQYGEATCSCWKTGCGELDLFEVLSSGSSKMISHLHDGQGSSQNSNNGGGGSQDYFARPTSGSFKGAVIFNGDEIHIVQVDSNTDFGSSLDEDTVNSWLSESGSVATIGY, from the coding sequence ATGAAATTTAGTTCTACTACATTATTAGCTGTGTTAGCATCACTTTCGGCCACTGTCAATGCCGGATGTTCATTTGAAGGTGGAAACTACTACTGTTCagaaaccaaaaaagtCGTCTACAAGGGTATCGGATTCTCTGGTTCTTATCAAGACGTTACCAATATGGATGAAAACACTGGTAAATGTACTCAAAAATCATATTCCTTTAGTGGTAACTTGTCTCCATTAGACGAAGAATTATCTGTTCATTTCAGAGGAcctttgaaattattagaatttgGTGTTTACTACCCAAGCAGTAATGGTAATTCAAAGAGACAAGTTGACGAACAAGATTGTAATACAAAACACGTTCATCATAAACACAAGAGAGCAACTGAAGTTGTTCAAGTCACACAAACAGTTTTCGTTGATGGTAATGGTAACACTGTTACTTCTCAAGCCCTCCAAACCTCTActattgaaacaaattcaGCTGCTTCATCACCTGCTGCTAATAATGATGCCAACTCAggttctggttctggttcCGGTTCCGGTTATGGATCTGTTTCTGCCCTTGACGGTGAAGGCAAAGCTTATAGAACCGATATCTCAACCAAATCTGCTCCAACCTCAACATCTGCTCAACCATCTTCATCAGAAACTGCCTCTGCTGATGGTGCTTGGACCAGAGACAGTCATTACACTCCAGGATCCACTGATAACTGTGTGTTCTTGAACTATCATGGtggttctggttctggtgTTTGGTCTGCTAATTTTGGTAACTCATTATCTTATGCCAACTCCGATAATTCTGGTGGGTCTTCAACTCCTGTTGCCTTGGGAGAAACCACTATCAAATCTGGCGAAgaattcatcatcttctcTGGTTCTAAATGTGGTAGTAGTTCCGATTGTGGTTATTATAGAGATGGTACTGTTGCTTATCACGGTTTCAAAGGAACTAGCAagatttttgtttttgaatttgaaatgcCAAGTGATACTAATGGTAACGGTTATAACCAAGACATGCCAGCCGTTTGGTTATTGAATGCTAAGATCCCAAGAACTTTACAATACGGTGAAGCcacttgttcttgttggaAGACCGGTTGTGGTGAATTAGATTTGTTTGAAGTCTTAAGCAGTGGTTCCAGTAAAATGATTTCTCACTTGCACGATGGTCAAGGTTCTTCTCAAAACAGTAacaatggtggtggtggttctCAAGATTACTTTGCTAGACCAACTTCTGGATCATTCAAGGGTGCTGTTATTTTCAACGGTGATGAAATCCATATTGTTCAAGTTGATTCTAATACTGATTTCGGCTCATCATTAGATGAAGATACCGTTAACTCTTGGTTAAGCGAGTCTGGTTCTGTTGCTACTATTGGCTACTAG
- a CDS encoding serine/threonine-protein phosphatase type 2A, catalytic subunit, putative (Similar to S. cerevisiae PPH21;~In S. cerevisiae: involved in signal transduction and regulation of mitosis): MDLDTDVPMEDVEEQQQHEQHEQSISKQPPTKSLTTLQGTGATATSSAQQQRKDLDGSSINQLDVWIEKLSKCEPLSETDVKKLCDMAVEVLQFEENVQPVQVPVTICGDVHGQFHDLMELFKIGGPCPDTNYLFMGDYVDRGYYSVETVSYLVCMKVRFPNRITILRGNHESRQITQVYGFYDECLRKYGSATVWKLFTDLFDYFPITALVDNKVFCLHGGLSPMIETIDQVRELNRIQEVPHEGPMCDLLWSDPDDRGGWGISPRGAGFTFGQDISEQFNHTNDLSLIARAHQLVMEGFSWSHQENVVTIFSAPNYCYRCGNQAAIMEVDEQHNRQFLQYDPSVRPGEPTVTRKTPDYFL; this comes from the coding sequence atggATTTAGATACAGATGTGCCAATGGAAGACGTTGAGgaacagcaacaacacGAGCAACACGAACAATCTATTTCGAAACAACCACCTACAAAATCATTGACCACTCTTCAAGGCACAGGTGCCACTGCAACTTCATCagcacaacaacaaagaaaagatCTAGACggatcatcaattaatcaattagaTGTAtggattgaaaaattgtcAAAATGTGAGCCACTTTCCGAGACCGATGTCAAGAAATTATGTGATATGGCAGTTGAGGTGTTacaatttgaagaaaatgtCCAACCAGTGCAAGTACCAGTGACAATATGTGGTGATGTCCATGGTCAATTCCATGATTTGATGGAGTTGTTTAAAATTGGTGGACCTTGTCCGGACACCAATTATTTGTTCATGGGAGATTACGTTGATCGTGGATATTATTCAGTTGAAACTGTATCGTATTTGGTTTGTATGAAGGTGAGATTTCCAAACAGAATTACTATTTTGAGAGGGAACCACGAATCAAGACAGATCACACAAGTTTACGGGTTTTACGATGAGTGTTTAAGAAAATACGGATCAGCCACTGTTTGGAAGTTGTTTActgatttatttgattacTTCCCGATAACTGCCTTGGTTGACAATAAGGTGTTTTGTTTGCATGGTGGGTTATCTCCAATGATTGAAACTATTGATCAGGTGAGAGAATTGAACAGAATTCAAGAGGTTCCTCATGAGGGACCAATGTGTGATTTATTGTGGTCGGATCCAGATGACAGAGGTGGCTGGGGTATTTCTCCAAGAGGAGCTGGTTTTACTTTTGGTCAAGACATTTCCGAGCAATTCAACCACACAAATGATTTAAGTCTTATTGCTAGAGCCCATCAATTGGTGATGGAAGGGTTTAGTTGGTCTCATCAAGAGAATGTTGTCACGATATTTTCAGCTCCAAACTATTGTTATAGATGTGGTAATCAGGCTGCAATCATGGAAGTTGATGAACAACATAATAGACAATTTTTACAATATGACCCAAGCGTTAGACCAGGAGAACCTACAGTAACAAGGAAGACTCCTGATTATTTCTTATGA
- a CDS encoding pre-mRNA-splicing factor ATP-dependent RNA helicase, putative (Similar to S. cerevisiae PRP43;~In S. cerevisiae: RNA helicase in the DEAH-box family, functions in both RNA polymerase I and polymerase II transcript metabolism, involved in release of the lariat-intron from the spliceosome), with protein sequence MANEEKRSNKRQKLIDNYEAEKIAEASEESLKAHPHASDKIELIHHDQGEFKGLTRHQTTAEQAQKLENGPKNPFTGHDFTTKYFDILKTRRDLPVHAQRAEFLKIFHSTQIMVFVGETGSGKTTQIPQFVLYDEMPHLTGKQVACTQPRRVAAMSVAARVADEMDVELGEEVGYNIRFENNSGPKTILKYMTDGMLLREAMEDHDLTRYSCIILDEAHERTLATDILMGLLKQVSVRRPDLKIIIMSATLDAEKFQNYFNNAPLLAVPGRTHPVEIYYTPEFQRDYLDAAIRTVLQIHATESEGDILLFLTGEEEIEDACRKISLEGDELVREQNCGPLKVYPLYGSLPPHQQQRIFEPAPINPNPNGRPGRKVIISTNIAETSLTIDGIVYVVDPGFSKQKVYNPRVRVESLLVSPISKASAQQRAGRAGRTRPGKCFRLYTEEAFKKELIEQSYPEILRSNLSSTVLELKKLGIDDLVHFDFMDPPAPETMMRALEELNYLQCLSDEGDLTALGRLASQFPLDPMLAVMLIGSPAYSCSEEILTIVAMLSVPNVFVRPASARKRADEAKLAFAQADGDHLTLINVYEAFISPEASEIGTHKWCRDNFLSYRSLTSAKNVRNQLQRLMQKYDLQLISQYNQVPEFEYWENVKKALVAGFFMQVAKKKSGNKGYLTVKDNQDVLIHPSTVLSKEGEWLIYNEFVLTSKNYIRTVTVVKPEWLVEIAPKYYNLDHFAKGDVKLSLERVVERVGNMKKLDKKKKKSKN encoded by the coding sequence ATGGCTAACGAGGAGAAAAGATCAAACAAAAGACAGAAGTTAATTGACAACTATGAGGCTGAGAAAATTGCTGAGGCATCAGAAGAATCTCTTAAAGCCCATCCTCATGCATCGGACAAGATTGAACTAATCCACCATGATCAAGGAGAATTCAAAGGGTTAACTCGTCACCAAACTACTGCCGAGCAAGCACAAAAGTTAGAAAATGGACCGAAGAATCCCTTTACTGGTCATGATTTCACCACAAAGTACTTTGatatattgaaaacaagACGTGATTTACCCGTACATGCTCAACGAGCagaatttttgaaaatcttCCATTCGACTCAAATAATGGTGTTTGTTGGGGAGACAGGGTCAGGTAAAACTACACAAATTCCTCAATTTGTATTGTACGATGAAATGCCTCATTTGACTGGTAAACAAGTTGCTTGTACCCAACCCAGAAGAGTTGCCGCCATGTCAGTGGCTGCAAGAGTTGCTGATGAAATGGACGTTGAATTGGGTGAAGAAGTTGGTTACAACATTCGTTTTGAAAACAACAGTGGTCCTAAAACCATTTTAAAATATATGACTGATGGTATGTTATTGAGAGAAGCCATGGAAGATCATGATTTGACAAGATATTCTTGTATTATATTGGATGAAGCCCATGAACGTACATTGGCCACAGATATTTTGATGGGATTATTGAAACAAGTCAGTGTAAGAAGACctgatttgaaaatcatcattatgtCTGCTACTTTAGATGCAGAGAAATTCCAAAACTATTTCAATAATGCTCCTTTGTTGGCTGTGCCTGGTAGAACCCATCCAGTAGAAATTTATTACACACCAGAGTTTCAACGTGACTATTTGGATGCAGCTATTAGGACCGTGTTGCAAATCCATGCCACTGAAAGTGAAGGGGatatattgttgtttttaaCTGGTGAAGaggaaattgaagatgCATGTAGGAAGATCTCCCTTGAAGGTGATGAATTAGTCAGAGAACAAAATTGTGGTCCCCTTAAGGTTTATCCTTTATATGGTTCATTGCCACCCCATCAGCAGCAAAGAATTTTTGAACCAGCACCGATAAATCCTAATCCAAATGGTAGACCAGGTCGTAAAGTCAttatatcaacaaatattGCTGAAACTTCTTTGACTATAGATGGGATAGTGTATGTGGTTGATCCTGGATTCTCAAAGCAAAAAGTCTACAATCCAAGAGTAAGAGTTGAATCACTTTTGGTGTCTCCTATATCCAAAGCTTCTGCCCAACAAAGAGCTGGTAGAGCTGGTCGTACTAGGCCCGGTAAGTGTTTCCGATTGTATACCGAGGAAGCTTTTAAAAAGGAGTTAATTGAACAATCATATCCAGAAATCTTGCGTTCCAACCTTAGTTCAACAGTtttagaattgaaaaagttgggtattgatgatttagtTCATTTTGACTTTATGGACCCTCCAGCACCAGAAACTATGATGAGAGCTttggaagaattaaattatttgcaATGTTTATCTGACGAAGGAGATTTAACCGCCTTGGGTAGATTAGCATCACAATTCCCATTGGATCCTATGCTTGCAGTAATGTTGATTGGATCTCCAGCATATTCATGTTCTGAAGAAATCTTAACCATTGTTGCCATGTTGAGTGTCCCCAATGTATTTGTGCGTCCAGCACTGGCAAGAAAGAGAGCAGACGAAGCCAAATTGGCTTTTGCCCAAGCCGATGGTGATCATTTAACTTTGATCAATGTTTATGAAGCTTTCATATCTCCTGAGGCTAGTGAAATAGGAACTCACAAATGGTGTCGTGATAATTTCCTTTCCTATAGATCTTTAACTTCAGCTAAAAATGTGAGAAATCAATTACAAAGACTCATGcaaaaatatgatttaCAATTAATCTCACAATATAATCAAGTCCCTGAATTTGAGTATTGGGAAAATGTTAAAAAGGCATTAGTTGCTGGATTTTTCATGCAAGTTGCTAAGAAAAAGCTGGGTAATAAAGGATATCTTACTGTAAAGGATAATCAAGATGTTTTGATTCATCCTTCCACTGTACTTTCTAAAGAAGGTGAGTGGTTGATTTATAATGAGTTTGTTTTAACATCCAAGAATTACATAAGAACTGTTACCGTGGTTAAACCAGAATGGTTAGTGGAAATAGCACCTAAATATTACAACTTGGACCATTTCGCCAAGGGAGACGTCAAGTTAAGTCTAGAAAGAGTTGTCGAAAGAGTTGGTAATATGAAGAAGTTGgataagaagaagaaaaaaagtaaaaattga
- a CDS encoding mitochondrial protein, putative yields MKLITENEKSDHKSHIMKQGSKGFLIGSVVGLGLIRYFKFKQPLKYNSFNWTIKACLYTMPTLGFTAFLTDNGGTQFFKSRYRSPHLQQEKQVKSQQLDNLSMSERIIYRLNEHKYKLVVGAWAGFLFGAWRVINKDLLLTKTQKLIHARVYAQAFTIGILLSTLYLNMKEVELNNKLPQLPQSWERVLKEKGEL; encoded by the coding sequence ATGAAGCTCATTactgaaaatgaaaaaagtGACCATAAAAGTCACATTATGAAACAAGGTTCCAAAGgttttttaattggttCAGTTGTTGGTTTAGGTTTGATTagatatttcaaattcaaacaaCCACTCAAATacaattcattcaattggACAATCAAAGCATGTTTATACACCATGCCTACTTTAGGTTTTACTGCATTTTTAACTGATAATGGTGGTactcaatttttcaaatctcGTTATCGTTCACCTCatttacaacaagaaaaacaagTCAAATCTCAACAATTGGACAATTTATCGATGCTGGAAAGAATCATCTATCGTTTAAATGAacataaatataaattggtTGTTGGTGCATGGGCTGGTTTCCTTTTTGGTGCTTGGAGAGTAATCAACAAGgatttattgttgacaaAGActcaaaaattgattcatgCTAGAGTTTACGCTCAAGCATTTACCATTGGAATCTTGTTGAGTACTTTGTACTTGAACATGAAGGAAGTTGAGTTGAATAACAAATTGCCTCAATTGCCACAAAGCTGGGAAAGAGTATTAAAGGAAAAAGGTGAGTTATAG
- a CDS encoding fungal zinc cluster transcription factor, putative (appears to be a fusion of orf19.1685 and orf19.1684;~Similar to Candida albicans ZCF7): MNNNNFIFNSGDNNNNDDSNYYSQANNSGHLLPLVQGDSMSTFNSTSPTSSISPSNNNTGLNNNQSQVSSESVLSNFFHTTNNSNPSLTKLTNRHTTSKKPKRKRATNIRACDTCAAKKVKCDANRPCGQCRANNLDCTHTRERKKTGPKTPTQKALESINNLTEVIEINANGKRRNLSRTGSNNSAVTRCSSNELTHDRTETENSNQPLSSRNSASPPISTGSSIRQFNTSRQISGNNGNGDTNETNNNNNIHQQTLEQLQGKLSINDTSTTKSGKFAASIPSATTIEDYIVTPFHLMENINLIGEEPSIHELVRPLTVDSVILNYGRLVEFLVSNYPDSGDGNYQNNPRYQELNLINHHDNSLYLSTLLIILTLNQIIAEVLIKLKKQKFKKFVRYPKKYLLSRPFKNFKNLCHFKVLEIFTLIEKNFIVPPVIPQNRAHRPSFASSNNTGSNEVHTSTIVTNNHNNNNNNGQTHSFMHLTHYQIYYNLSLSSIQLCNYYHILNLTNTLNYTNSNEYNYGNEAQEHQKILYMHRAITYFQLINFRNSDVIDLVQELYELLYSCERYYVVMSSHNYNINVTRNNDIILQLRSNKYKGTNYTYELMRFLDSKQMIDELCYKSNFNVLLNYTKPVSGYFELKTAIDKLNAIEPIHKIIHNIVLFKLLLIKPLNFVETKHEIVTIIRNLNLLLEENDSDTFKVKISNYQIIQPMLHCLKSFLEIKQVEVKIGTPQLDLSDQVLLVQFSENLILHFPFFNNINKLIRAHKILNNWFLNLSEIKKDELEVQNEKSQQQPKPQSFEQPIEPPPQQQTQEQQQSASHNLENDLQNQIFTPTSNSFSMNIPMHNAVSQMSPNLSQVSSQQKIASQINLNELLRDLNGTPSSTTDFINQYSTYNIPDNLVNAISNSITQHQADDEEEEVIDNDDEDDDDDNDQDQFFSIVPQNQHGHKFANLQTPQPVSNLGSSGVRLNNGSVSTATPPGATSSGGGNNTGSFLSLFNATNFVDDQTDGTNGAAGMGNSFFNLYQLNNLPEK; encoded by the coding sequence atgaataataacaattttatttttaatagCGGggataacaacaacaatgatgaCAGTAACTACTACTCCCAAGCAAATAACAGTGGCCATCTTCTACCACTTGTTCAGGGAGATTCAATGTCAACATTTAATTCAACATCTCCCACATCGTCTATATCCCcatccaacaacaatacaGGTTTGAACAATAACCAGAGTCAAGTATCTTCGGAATCAGTACTATCGAATTTTTTCCACACgacaaataattcaaatccCTCGCTTACAAAATTAACCAATCGGCATACGACTTCAAAGAAGCCAAAACGAAAGAGAGCTACAAACATTAGAGCATGCGATACTTGTGCTGCCAAAAAAGTAAAGTGTGATGCAAACAGACCGTGTGGCCAATGTCGGGCAAACAACCTAGACTGTACTCATACCAGAGAACGCAAAAAAACAGGTCCAAAGACTCCTACACAAAAGGCTCTAGAATCGATCAATAATCTAACTGAAGTGATTGAAATAAATGCCAATgggaaaagaagaaatttatCCAGAACTGGTTCAAACAATTCCGCCGTTACCCGATGTTCATCTAATGAATTAACTCATGATCGTACAGAAACAGAGAATTCTAACCAACCCTTGTCATCTAGAAATTCTGCATCGCCACCAATATCTACCGGAAGCTCAATAAGACAATTCAATACATCAAGGCAAATTTCTGGgaataatggtaatggagacacaaatgaaacaaataataacaataacataCATCAACAAACCTTAGAACAACTACAAGGAAAATTGTCTATAAACGATACAAGTACTACAAAAAGCGGAAAATTTGCAGCTTCTATACCTTCTGCTACAACTATTGAAGATTATATTGTCACTCCTTTTCATCTTATGGAGAATATAAATCTAATTGGGGAAGAACCATCAATTCATGAACTAGTTAGACCGTTGACTGTTGATTCAgttattttgaattatgGTCGATTAGTTGAATTTTTAGTGTCCAATTATCCAGATTCAGGGGACGGcaattatcaaaacaatCCACGTTACCAAGAATTAAACCTTATTAATCATCACGATAATTCTTTATACCTATCTACATTGTTAATAATCCTAACtttgaatcaaattattgCTGAAGTTcttatcaaattgaaaaaacaaaaattcaagaaatttGTTCGATATCCTAAAAAGTACTTATTGTCCCGACCATTTAAGAACTTCAAAAATTTGTGTCATTTTAAAGTGTTAGAGATATTTACATTGATTgagaaaaattttattgttcCACCGGTAATTCCCCAAAATAGGGCACACAGACCTAGTTTTGCTAGTAGCAACAATACTGGTAGTAATGAAGTGCATACCTCCACAATTGTCACCAAcaatcacaacaacaacaataataatggacAAACCCATTCATTTATGCACTTGACTCATTACCagatatattataatttgtCGTTGTCAAGTATTCAATTATGTAACTATTACCATATCTTGAATTTAACCAACACTTTAAATTATACAAATCTGAATGAGTATAATTACGGAAACGAAGCGCAAGAAcaccaaaaaattttgtacATGCACCGAGCAATTacttattttcaattaataaattttagAAATAGTGACGTAATAGACCTTGTTCAGGAGTTATATGAGTTATTATACAGTTGTGAGCGGTATTATGTTGTTATGTCGTCACATAATTATAACATCAATGTAACAAGAAACAATGACATTATTTTGCAATTACGTTCAAACAAGTACAAAGGTACAAATTATACCTACGAATTGATGAGATTCTTAGattcaaaacaaatgattgatgaattatgttataaatccaatttcaatgttttattaaattatacAAAACCAGTTTCTGGttattttgaattgaaaacagCGATCGACAAACTAAATGCAATTGAGCCAATACACAAAATAATCCATaatattgtattgtttaaattgttACTCATTAAACCATTGAATTTTGTCGAAACTAAGCATGAGATTGttacaattattagaaaCTTGAATTTGCTATTAGAAGAGAATGACAGTGATACTTTTAAAGtaaaaatttccaattatcaaataatacaaCCAATGTTACATTGCTTAAAGAGTTTTCttgaaattaaacaagTTGAAGTCAAAATTGGTACTCCACAATTAGATTTGCTGGACCAAGTTTTGTTAGTTCAATTTAgtgaaaatttgattttacatttcccatttttcaataatatcaataaattgattagaGCAcataaaattttgaataacTGGTTCCTCAATTTGAGTGAAATTAAGAAAGATGAATTGGAGGtacaaaatgaaaagagTCAACAACAGCCCAAACCTCAGCTGTTCGAACAACCGATTGagccaccaccacaacagCAGACACAAGAACAGCAACAACTGGCACTGCataatttggaaaatgaTTTACAGAACCAAATATTTACTCCGACTTCCAATAGTTTTCTGATGAATATCCCAATGCACAATGCGGTTCTGCAAATGTCGCCCAATTTAAGCCAGGTATCTCTGCAACAGAAAATTGCCAGCCAgataaatttgaatgaattattaagaGATCTTAATGGCACACCGTCATCAACTACagattttattaatcaatacAGCACTTATAATATTCCTGACAACTTGGTGAAtgcaatttcaaattcaataactCAACATCAAGCAGATGacgaagaagaggaagtgatagataatgatgatgaagacgacgacgacgacaaCGATCAAGACCAATTCTTTTCCATTGTGCCTCAAAATCAACATGGCCACAAATTTGCCAATCTCCAAACCCCTCAGCCAGTTTCCAATTTGGGTTCCAGTGGGGTACGGTTAAATAATGGTTCAGTTTCAACTGCAACACCACCAGGCGCTACTAGTAGCGGTGGTGGCAACAATACTGGCAGCTTCCTTTCATTATTCAATGCTACTAATTTTGTGGATGACCAAACTGATGGTACTAATGGTGCTGCTGGTATGGGAAATAGTTTTTTCAACTTGTATCAGTTGAATAATTTACCCGAAAAGTAA